The Allorhodopirellula heiligendammensis DNA segment CCGCTGTCAACTTATCAAGATCCCAGCTGTGAAGTCCCTCCTCGCGGTACTTGTACATGGCGACTTCAAGGGTCGTGTCGCGTTCCCGGATGAGCTCGTTGTGCTGCAGCTCCACCCACCAAAGTTCGGCCCAATACAGCCTTTCAAACTCTTTCCTCCATACACTCATTGCTGCTCGATCGGGCGTCGCACTGGCAATGTTTCGTGTGACTTGACGTGCTCGATCGGTAAGGGCTCTGTTGAAGAGATCGCGTTCCATTTGACGTCGCAGATCTTTGGTCGCGTTGTCGATGGACGAGTCAGCGGCCAACGTGAGCTCTAAACCCGCGATGGTCCGTCGAACTAACTCGCGGACCCTCAGCCTGCACTGCGCCGCAGGATGTTGATCCTGCCAAACTTCGTACGGCCCGTCGTATTGCTCCCATGCCTGAATGAGCTCATCGATGTGGAGGGCTATTTCAGAGATGGCGGGAGTGATCAGGCGAAGAGTGTCGGGATTGTTGGATTCCACCAGCGCATTGTAGGCGTCACGAGCCTCTTGAGCGGTTTCGGCCGCCGCAATCTCGCTGGCCCAACGCGGCCAATCTAAGTACAAACTGAGATGATCCTTCACACTAAACTGTGCAAACCGCAGATTCGTTTCCGCCTCATACCACTTCCATCCGGCAACCCCGGCGAGAATCGCGATGGAGGAAGCGACAAGGCCCCACGTCACTCTTCGGCGGGCGCGAACTGCACGACTGCTGCGGACGAGTTGCTCTTCTTGAGAGCTCCACTTTTGAGTTCCCTGCTGGCCGTCTTCAACCGTCTTCAAGTCAGTCAGATCCAACGGGGTGAGCCGCCGACCGTCGGTGCATTCCCGCACGCGTGCGTCCAGAATCCTCCGTGCCCGTTGACCGGGCTTGTCAGACTGTTCAAACCGCTGACGAACGAGCGGTGCGATGGTGTCATGTGCCAGTCTCGTCGTTTGAGAACCTGCGTTGGCTGAATTGTCTGCAATGCTCAGCACATAGAGGTCCTGACAGTGCTGAAGCAAATCCGGCAGCACTGTTGATACATGCGAGTAGGCATCTTGTAGTTCTTTCAGCGAACACTGATCCGCCGTGCCGAGAGGCGTTGTATGGAGGGCAATCACATCCAACAGCAAACCGGAATCCACTGCGTTGGGACGACGACGGTGGATCTCCTCAATCTGTTGATCCAGAAAATCTCGCAATAGAATTCCATTCCGCCTGAGCTGCTGATAGAGTTCTTGGGTCATCGGTGGATGCCCAGAGTTGATCTGTTTCGCTTGCCTCCAAAGTTTCGTCAGCAAAATCTGCAGCGTTGGCGCAACCGAGGAATCACGATCCTCGAGTAGATCGTCGGCAATGATTTCTGGAAGATCGTGATCAATCTGCAGACCATACTGCATCTGCAATCGGACCGTTGAAGTTGGCCCTTTCACCGCTTCCATAATTCCCTGCCGCCCCAACCGCTCTAGGAAGACTTGCGAACAAGAAAGTCCGTATTTGCCGATCTGCGATTCCAATTCGGCCAACCATTCCTTGCGAAAGGCCAACACGAGTTTCCCCTGTGGACGGCGATTCACGTCACTGAATATGTCATTGAGGAAGTTCAAGAACCTCTCCAATTCATCGGGGAGCTCCTCGATTGGTCTCGTGAACAGTTCTTCCACTTGATCCAGAATTACGATAACCGGCCGGCCAAGCTGCGTTTCTCTCGCCCTCCATGCATCCTTACTCAGCCCGCATTGAGGGGGCAGCTGCAATGCCTGGCGAAGCGAGCCGAGTACACCTTCGTCGGCTCGACGCTCGTACGCGACATCGTATTGAGACTCGAGACGGGGGATCAATCCAGCGTCCAACAATGACGACTTCCCAACTCCCGACTGTCCGAACAGTAGCACAATTGGCGCGTTCCCCGGTGCCGTCAGTCGATCGTAGAGCCCCCTAATTTCACGGCCGCGGCCAAAGAAGACCTCGGCATCTTCTCGTCGGAACCAATTCAGTTGCCGGTAGGGGCTGGCAGGAAGGTCTTGTTTGGGTACCGGGGGCAGACCGAACAGCGGATCGTTCACCGCCAGCGGGAGACTCCACTGGTCAGCCGATTCTGAGCCCTCGCGCAAGTAGAGATTCCAAGGCCAACGATCTGTCGCTTGGATCGTGGTCGCTTCGCTCTGAGAATCACTCCCGAAATACAACGCCCGGATGTCTTTACCTGTCGCTGTTTGCACCGACGATTGTGCCTCCTTGTACGCAGTGCCAACCGCCGCTCCTCCTGATAAGCCCTGATAGAACTGAAAAGCAAAATCGGTGGCGACCCTGTCGTCGATTGCTTCCGATGTCGAGATCACCGCCGGGATATTCGCATCGAGCAATCCATCGGTATGCAGCTGTGTCGAGCAACCATTCAGAAACACCAAACGCAATCCCTTTTGCTGCGCTAGAAATGCGGCGAGACCTCCCGCATCTGCCGCTGCCACGTTGCCCTCAGCGGATTCGAGCAACAATTGAAAACCGTTGGCATGCCCACCGTAATGAAACACCGCAACTCGGTCGCGAAGCCGCGGATTCTGGAAAACTTTGAAGATGTCATTGGCT contains these protein-coding regions:
- a CDS encoding nSTAND1 domain-containing NTPase, whose translation is MSDLNPKPVVFLAFANNHQEPGGYLRHLSEEARQLRAALERAEQAELCDVVVRANATANDIFKVFQNPRLRDRVAVFHYGGHANGFQLLLESAEGNVAAADAGGLAAFLAQQKGLRLVFLNGCSTQLHTDGLLDANIPAVISTSEAIDDRVATDFAFQFYQGLSGGAAVGTAYKEAQSSVQTATGKDIRALYFGSDSQSEATTIQATDRWPWNLYLREGSESADQWSLPLAVNDPLFGLPPVPKQDLPASPYRQLNWFRREDAEVFFGRGREIRGLYDRLTAPGNAPIVLLFGQSGVGKSSLLDAGLIPRLESQYDVAYERRADEGVLGSLRQALQLPPQCGLSKDAWRARETQLGRPVIVILDQVEELFTRPIEELPDELERFLNFLNDIFSDVNRRPQGKLVLAFRKEWLAELESQIGKYGLSCSQVFLERLGRQGIMEAVKGPTSTVRLQMQYGLQIDHDLPEIIADDLLEDRDSSVAPTLQILLTKLWRQAKQINSGHPPMTQELYQQLRRNGILLRDFLDQQIEEIHRRRPNAVDSGLLLDVIALHTTPLGTADQCSLKELQDAYSHVSTVLPDLLQHCQDLYVLSIADNSANAGSQTTRLAHDTIAPLVRQRFEQSDKPGQRARRILDARVRECTDGRRLTPLDLTDLKTVEDGQQGTQKWSSQEEQLVRSSRAVRARRRVTWGLVASSIAILAGVAGWKWYEAETNLRFAQFSVKDHLSLYLDWPRWASEIAAAETAQEARDAYNALVESNNPDTLRLITPAISEIALHIDELIQAWEQYDGPYEVWQDQHPAAQCRLRVRELVRRTIAGLELTLAADSSIDNATKDLRRQMERDLFNRALTDRARQVTRNIASATPDRAAMSVWRKEFERLYWAELWWVELQHNELIRERDTTLEVAMYKYREEGLHSWDLDKLTADSRRKLSELADTVGECCDELLTRSAATR